Proteins encoded within one genomic window of Flavobacterium oreochromis:
- a CDS encoding helix-turn-helix domain-containing protein yields MIFNGILDEYLFVSEIVPERKYMFNKDLKTSLTILWNTGSKFDLTIDNIPYEINTNCFVFLTSFHKINEFDFEKLRVIQFNQPFYCIENHDSDVGCKGLLFFGASSVPKIAVEENASAFDLLWKIFEMEIDQHDQYTLEMLKSLLKRFLILCVRVYKKQNFSLKEDSKTIGLIREFNFLVEKHYKQHTTVAAYADMLFKTPKTLSNLFKKHIDKTPLEIINNRRLLEAKRLLNYTHLPIQEIADELSFNDIQSFSNFFKNKQIYHLLNLEILQLI; encoded by the coding sequence ATGATTTTCAATGGAATTTTAGATGAATATCTATTTGTATCTGAAATCGTTCCAGAACGCAAATATATGTTCAATAAAGATTTAAAAACCAGTTTGACTATATTATGGAATACTGGTTCTAAATTTGATCTTACTATCGATAATATTCCATATGAAATTAATACTAATTGCTTTGTGTTTTTAACTTCCTTTCATAAAATTAATGAATTTGATTTTGAAAAATTAAGAGTAATTCAATTCAATCAACCTTTTTATTGCATAGAAAATCACGATAGTGATGTTGGGTGTAAAGGGTTACTATTTTTTGGAGCATCTAGCGTACCTAAAATAGCAGTAGAAGAAAATGCTTCTGCATTTGACTTACTTTGGAAAATATTTGAAATGGAAATTGATCAACATGATCAATACACCTTAGAAATGCTCAAATCACTTTTAAAAAGATTTTTAATTCTTTGTGTTAGAGTTTATAAAAAACAAAATTTTTCTCTTAAAGAAGACTCTAAAACAATTGGTTTAATACGTGAATTTAACTTTCTGGTAGAAAAACATTATAAACAACATACAACCGTTGCTGCATATGCTGATATGCTATTTAAAACACCAAAAACGTTATCTAATTTATTTAAAAAACATATTGATAAAACACCACTAGAAATTATTAACAATCGTCGTCTTTTAGAAGCTAAAAGACTACTTAATTACACTCATTTACCCATCCAAGAAATTGCTGATGAACTTTCTTTTAATGATATACAATCATTCAGTAATTTTTTTAAAAACAAACAAATTTATCACCTACTGAATTTAGAAATACTACAGCTAATATGA
- a CDS encoding VOC family protein — MKRFAFYNKYFGFRLDASADLGDLTLNFLKDSGNQVELEFTVFKNPNMTTGMENGGFDHLAISVDDLPTLHKMMTEDGLEPTELMEVKLGNVVLAKVFYVNDPNGYKLEMVQREGRWA, encoded by the coding sequence ATAAAACGGTTTGCATTTTACAACAAATATTTTGGTTTTAGATTAGATGCTTCTGCAGATTTAGGAGACCTTACACTTAATTTCCTAAAAGATTCAGGAAACCAAGTAGAATTAGAATTTACAGTTTTTAAAAACCCTAACATGACTACAGGTATGGAAAATGGTGGTTTTGATCATTTAGCTATTTCGGTTGATGATCTTCCTACATTGCATAAAATGATGACTGAAGATGGATTAGAACCAACTGAATTAATGGAAGTTAAATTAGGAAATGTTGTTCTTGCCAAAGTCTTTTATGTAAATGACCCTAATGGTTACAAATTAGAAATGGTACAAAGAGAAGGTCGATGGGCATAA